ACCTGCCCGGCACAAGCTGCTCGACCTGATAGGTGATTTAGCTTTGATTGGCCGCCCGATCAAAGGCCAGATCCTGGCTGCACGCCCGGGCCACGCAGCGAACATTGCTTTCGCCAGAAAGGTGAAAAAGATGATTCATGAGGCTTCTATCAAAAACGTGCCGACGTACGACCCGAAGAAAAAACCGGTGATGGATATCAATCAGATCGCAGCTACCCTGCCGCATCGCTATCCGTTCCTGCTGATAGATAAGATCATCCACCTAGACGAAACCACGGTTACGGGCGTTAAGAACATAACCATGAACGAGCCATTCTTCCAGGGCCACTTCCCGGGCAACCCCGTGCTGCCGGGCGTGATACAGATAGAGGCAATGGCTCAGACAGGCGGTATCCTGGTGCTGAACACCGTAGAAAATCCCGACGATTACTGGACATACTTCCTGGGCATAGATAAGTGCCGCTTTAAGCGCAAAGTGGTTCCGGGTGATACCATAATTTTTAAATGTGAGTTGCTGGCCCCCGTGAAACGCGGCATTGCCAAGATGAGCGGCCAGGCCTTTGTAGCCGGCCAACTGGTAATGGAAGCAGAAATGTCGGCAAGTATAGTAAAGAAAGACGCATGAATCAGCCATTAGCATACGTACACCCAGAGGCTAAAATTGCACAAAATGTAGTGATAGAGCCGTTTGCCACCATTCACAAGAACGTGGAAATCGGCGAAGGCACCTGGATTGGCTCTAATGCCGTGATCATGGAAGGCGCACGCATCGGCAAGAACTGCAAGATCTTCCCGGGTGCGGTGATTTCTTCAATTCCCCAGGATCTGAAGTTTGCCGGTGAGGTAACAACCGCGTTTATTGGTGATAACACTGTGATACGCGAGTTTGTAACCGTAAGCCGCGGCACCATCGACAAGATGCGCACTGTGGTGGGCAGCAACTGCCTGGTGATGGCTTATGCACACGTAGCACACGACTGCACTATAGGTGACAGCTGCATCATTGGCAATGCCGTGCAGATGGCCGGCCATGTGGATGTGGGTGATTTTGCCATTATCAGTGCCACCAGCGCCATTCACCAGTTCGTGAAGGTTGGCTCGCATTCATTTATCTCCGGTGGTTCGCTGGTGTTGAAGGATGTTCCTCCGTTTGTGAAGGCTGCGCGTGAGCCACTTTCCTATGCGGGCATCAACTCCATTGGCTTGCGCCGCAGAGGGTACGTGAGCGAGCAGATCAACGACATTCAGCACGTGTACCGCCTGCTGTTCCTGAACGGCCTGAACAATAGCCAAGCCCTCGACAAGATTGAAGTGGAGCTTTCACCGAGCCGTGAGCGCGACGAGATCATCAACTTCGTTCGTAACTCCGGCCGCGGCATTATAAAAGGGTACTTCGCAAAAGATGCAAATTAACCTAACAGGCTTAGGTAAACGCTACAACTACGAGTGGATTTTCCGGAACCTGACTTACACCTTCAAGTCAGGCACCTCTTATGCCATATTGGGGCATAACGGTTCCGGGAAATCCACTCTTCTAAC
Above is a window of Pontibacter akesuensis DNA encoding:
- the lpxA gene encoding acyl-ACP--UDP-N-acetylglucosamine O-acyltransferase; this encodes MNQPLAYVHPEAKIAQNVVIEPFATIHKNVEIGEGTWIGSNAVIMEGARIGKNCKIFPGAVISSIPQDLKFAGEVTTAFIGDNTVIREFVTVSRGTIDKMRTVVGSNCLVMAYAHVAHDCTIGDSCIIGNAVQMAGHVDVGDFAIISATSAIHQFVKVGSHSFISGGSLVLKDVPPFVKAAREPLSYAGINSIGLRRRGYVSEQINDIQHVYRLLFLNGLNNSQALDKIEVELSPSRERDEIINFVRNSGRGIIKGYFAKDAN